The following proteins are co-located in the Paludibaculum fermentans genome:
- a CDS encoding VWA domain-containing protein, which yields MRWIHRAVALVVLAAELPAQPPAFRSESTDVLVDVVVRDKRGRLIRGLTQGDIVVKEDGVPQTVTSFRAVSVQPGAVAPEGPAAPVESTRRQERVQVSAQNRLISLVFDRLGPDGRRLGRQASLDFLKKDLGPNVYYAVFTVDRGFQVVQPYTNDAARLKRAIEAATSGERSDFQSDLANMARTADAAGNSTGTTAPAQGTVDGAAMSSAQAGQMAKEMLDFSEVLEREDLGRMSVFSLWAIVKELRKLPGRKTVLYFAEGLQMPNSLVEQFKSMISEANRANVTVYAIDARGLMTASDQGAANAKLSEAAQWSRYARTTQNETAAGNKQEFRTFDRAVDSLRANQQYEMQELAEATGGFLIANTNDLRPNLEKLSEEFNTYYEISYHPQNQLYDGRFRAITVSVASRKDAVVQARDGYFAMPVMEGQTVFSYEAPLLRVLSRNPLPKDLEFRAGVVQYRQRLGLQQAELVFDLPLKNVAFAKDEKAAKYRTHITVLALVKDAEGRVVAKLSRDVPLNEPLDRLEGFQQGRFIVTRAMNLAPGRYTVESVAADQEGQRVSAKRSVLVVAAQTSKASVSDIVLVRRIDKPAGERDPREALQMPQGRIVPTLIDAVPGGAGKLLSLFFTLYPDELSQEPPKMVLDLLKDGQVVSRTSPALPAAGPDGSIPYVANIPLDSVQPAQYQFRATLIQGNFGAQKSIYLNIE from the coding sequence ATGAGGTGGATCCACAGAGCTGTTGCGCTGGTGGTGCTGGCGGCGGAGCTGCCAGCCCAGCCGCCCGCGTTCCGCTCGGAGTCGACGGACGTGCTGGTGGATGTGGTGGTGCGGGACAAGCGTGGCCGGCTGATTCGGGGATTGACGCAGGGCGACATCGTGGTGAAGGAAGACGGGGTGCCGCAGACGGTCACGTCCTTCCGGGCGGTCAGTGTTCAGCCTGGGGCGGTGGCTCCTGAGGGGCCCGCAGCACCGGTGGAGAGCACGCGGCGGCAGGAGCGCGTGCAGGTCTCCGCGCAGAACCGGCTGATCTCGCTGGTGTTCGACCGGCTGGGGCCGGATGGGCGCAGGTTGGGGCGGCAGGCGTCCCTGGATTTCCTCAAGAAGGACCTGGGGCCCAACGTCTACTATGCGGTGTTCACGGTGGATCGCGGGTTCCAGGTGGTGCAGCCGTATACGAACGACGCGGCACGGCTGAAGCGGGCGATCGAGGCGGCGACGAGCGGGGAACGCAGCGATTTCCAGAGCGATCTGGCGAACATGGCGAGGACGGCGGATGCAGCCGGGAACAGCACCGGCACTACCGCACCGGCACAGGGAACGGTGGACGGGGCGGCGATGTCCAGCGCGCAGGCCGGGCAGATGGCGAAGGAGATGCTCGATTTCTCCGAGGTGCTGGAGCGCGAGGATCTGGGCCGCATGTCGGTGTTCTCGCTGTGGGCGATCGTCAAGGAACTGCGCAAGCTGCCCGGCCGCAAGACCGTGCTGTACTTCGCCGAGGGGCTGCAGATGCCGAACAGCCTGGTGGAGCAGTTCAAGTCGATGATCAGCGAGGCGAACCGGGCGAACGTGACGGTGTATGCGATTGATGCCCGCGGGCTGATGACGGCCAGCGACCAGGGTGCCGCCAATGCCAAGCTCAGCGAGGCTGCGCAGTGGAGCCGCTACGCGCGGACGACGCAGAACGAGACGGCGGCGGGGAATAAGCAGGAGTTCCGGACTTTCGACCGGGCGGTGGACAGCCTGCGCGCGAACCAGCAGTACGAGATGCAGGAACTGGCCGAGGCCACGGGCGGTTTCCTGATTGCGAATACGAACGACCTGCGGCCCAATCTCGAGAAGTTGAGCGAGGAGTTCAACACCTACTACGAGATCTCGTACCATCCGCAGAACCAGTTGTACGACGGGCGGTTCCGGGCCATCACTGTGTCGGTAGCGAGCCGCAAGGATGCGGTGGTGCAGGCTCGGGACGGCTACTTCGCGATGCCGGTGATGGAGGGCCAGACGGTGTTCTCGTACGAGGCTCCGCTATTGCGGGTGCTGTCGCGGAATCCGCTGCCGAAGGATCTGGAGTTTCGCGCCGGGGTAGTGCAGTACCGGCAGAGGCTGGGGCTGCAGCAGGCGGAGCTGGTCTTCGATCTGCCTTTGAAGAACGTGGCGTTTGCGAAGGACGAGAAGGCGGCGAAGTACCGGACGCACATTACCGTGCTGGCGCTGGTGAAGGACGCCGAAGGCCGGGTGGTGGCGAAGCTGTCCAGGGACGTGCCGCTGAACGAACCACTGGACCGGCTGGAGGGGTTTCAGCAGGGGCGGTTTATTGTGACACGGGCGATGAACCTGGCTCCGGGGCGCTACACGGTGGAGAGTGTGGCGGCGGATCAGGAAGGGCAGCGGGTATCGGCGAAGAGGTCCGTGCTGGTGGTGGCCGCTCAGACGAGCAAAGCGAGTGTCAGCGACATTGTCCTGGTGCGGCGGATCGACAAGCCGGCTGGGGAGAGGGATCCACGGGAGGCGCTGCAGATGCCGCAGGGCCGTATCGTTCCGACGTTGATCGACGCGGTGCCGGGTGGTGCAGGGAAGCTGCTGTCGCTCTTCTTCACCCTGTATCCCGATGAGTTGTCGCAGGAGCCGCCGAAGATGGTGCTCGATCTCCTGAAAGACGGGCAGGTGGTCTCGCGCACCTCGCCTGCGCTGCCTGCGGCCGGGCCGGATGGTTCCATTCCTTACGTCGCCAACATTCCCCTGGATTCGGTCCAGCCCGCGCAATATCAGTTCCGGGCCACGTTAATCCAAGGCAACTTCGGGGCGCAGAAGAGCATCTACCTTAACATTGAGTAA
- a CDS encoding VWA domain-containing protein, whose amino-acid sequence MKRIRISGLTLGLLAAAGMTHGQPASTAQLIAAGQQSDPALSSAAEEVVQDFVVRDKRGRLVKDLKAGEVKVADDGAEHRVTALRLVDGAEAGQRIGLVTLVFERLGNAARRVARDAAESLVKGEQAQNVQFAVVAVDSQLFVLQEFTTDKEALKRAIGRVTNGQYATYAVESERIKKSLKETVASADGAPAQKKTAQVMLDMLQFNSSYGREEATRMSIFSLLSLVRGQYSMAGRKSIVYFSEGMEVPTHLDEPFRSIPSAANRGNVAIYTVDARGVQTSSQNAGSEDLAKAAKLTGDATTATSGAVSKDELQASDLAENSMRKNIQLPLQTLAESTGAFLMSDSNDLSKPMRQVSEEAASYYEAVYHPGIGSYDGRFRKTQVEVARKDTVVHARLGYFSLPVTARGPALMPFEFALTKALGMNPMPKDVEFRSAALVVRPGPTEAKGLVVVEVPMSGIKFTEHLDTKTFSSRVSLLALVKDAKGEVVAKVSSDLPRRGPLALLPQARAGNYIYKEPLNLPPGRYTLETAVMDHEAGTVGTRKSSYVVTPKAQGVAMSSLYLVRNFQANAKDLDPNEPLQYQGGRITATLGGQVLAVKGAQMSTFFVVYPDPAIAEKPVAEAEFSVDGKVIAKSALPLPAPDAQGRIAYVLSSPAESMPPATYLIHVIVKQGNSTADGMAQVQIAAR is encoded by the coding sequence ATGAAACGTATCCGGATTAGCGGACTGACTCTCGGCCTGCTGGCTGCGGCCGGCATGACGCACGGGCAACCGGCGAGTACGGCGCAGTTGATTGCGGCGGGGCAGCAGTCGGATCCAGCGCTGAGTTCCGCGGCGGAGGAAGTGGTGCAGGACTTCGTCGTGCGGGACAAGCGGGGCCGGCTGGTTAAAGATTTGAAAGCCGGCGAAGTGAAGGTGGCGGACGACGGGGCGGAGCATCGGGTGACCGCGCTGCGGCTGGTTGATGGGGCGGAGGCGGGTCAGCGCATCGGGTTGGTGACTCTGGTGTTTGAGCGGCTGGGGAATGCGGCGCGCCGGGTCGCGCGGGATGCGGCGGAGAGCCTGGTGAAGGGTGAGCAGGCGCAAAACGTGCAATTCGCGGTGGTCGCAGTCGATTCGCAGTTGTTCGTGCTGCAGGAGTTCACGACGGACAAGGAAGCGCTGAAGCGGGCGATCGGCCGGGTGACGAACGGGCAGTATGCGACGTATGCCGTCGAGTCGGAACGGATCAAGAAGAGCCTGAAGGAGACGGTGGCGAGCGCGGATGGTGCCCCGGCGCAGAAGAAGACAGCGCAGGTGATGCTGGACATGCTGCAGTTCAATTCCAGTTATGGGCGTGAGGAGGCGACGAGGATGTCGATCTTCTCGCTGCTGTCGCTGGTGCGGGGCCAGTACTCGATGGCGGGCCGGAAGAGCATCGTGTACTTCTCTGAGGGCATGGAGGTGCCGACGCATCTGGACGAGCCGTTCCGCAGTATTCCCAGCGCGGCGAATCGCGGCAATGTCGCGATCTATACAGTGGACGCGCGCGGGGTCCAGACGTCGAGTCAGAACGCGGGTTCGGAAGACCTGGCGAAGGCGGCAAAACTGACAGGTGATGCCACAACGGCGACGAGCGGTGCGGTTTCGAAGGACGAGCTGCAGGCGAGCGATCTTGCGGAGAACAGCATGCGCAAGAACATCCAGTTGCCGCTGCAGACGCTGGCGGAGTCGACCGGCGCGTTCCTGATGAGCGACTCGAACGATCTGTCGAAGCCGATGCGGCAGGTGAGCGAGGAGGCGGCCAGCTACTACGAGGCGGTCTATCATCCGGGCATCGGGAGCTATGACGGACGGTTCCGGAAGACTCAGGTGGAAGTGGCGCGGAAGGATACGGTGGTGCATGCGCGCCTGGGGTACTTCTCGCTGCCTGTGACGGCGCGCGGTCCGGCGTTGATGCCGTTTGAGTTCGCGCTGACGAAGGCCCTGGGCATGAATCCCATGCCGAAGGATGTGGAGTTCCGGTCGGCTGCCCTGGTGGTGCGGCCCGGGCCTACTGAAGCGAAAGGGCTGGTGGTGGTGGAGGTGCCGATGAGCGGCATCAAGTTCACTGAACATTTAGACACGAAGACGTTCAGTTCACGGGTATCGCTGCTGGCGCTGGTGAAGGATGCGAAGGGCGAGGTGGTGGCCAAGGTGAGCAGCGATCTGCCAAGGCGGGGGCCGCTGGCGCTGCTGCCGCAGGCGCGTGCGGGAAACTACATCTACAAAGAGCCGCTGAACCTGCCGCCGGGCCGGTACACGCTGGAGACGGCGGTGATGGACCACGAAGCCGGTACGGTGGGGACGCGCAAGAGCTCGTATGTCGTGACGCCGAAGGCGCAGGGCGTGGCGATGTCGAGCCTGTACCTGGTGCGCAACTTCCAGGCGAATGCGAAGGATCTGGATCCGAATGAGCCGCTGCAGTACCAGGGCGGAAGGATCACGGCTACGTTGGGCGGGCAGGTGCTCGCGGTGAAGGGCGCGCAGATGTCCACGTTCTTCGTGGTGTACCCGGATCCGGCGATCGCGGAGAAGCCTGTGGCGGAGGCGGAGTTTAGCGTCGACGGAAAAGTTATCGCGAAGAGTGCGCTGCCGCTGCCGGCGCCGGACGCGCAGGGGCGGATCGCGTATGTGTTGTCTTCGCCGGCGGAGAGCATGCCTCCGGCCACCTATCTGATTCACGTCATCGTGAAGCAGGGCAACTCGACGGCGGATGGCATGGCGCAAGTGCAGATTGCGGCCCGATGA
- a CDS encoding class I SAM-dependent DNA methyltransferase, giving the protein MASDTYRWLARYYDHLFEFRRQFDTARESVIGPVLPEVKAACDLCCGTGTLALELAAQGIEMYAVDLSPDMCKIARKKVRGTGLPVHVIQADMRAFVLPKQVDLVTCEFDALNHVPHKRDLGRVLRSVAKALRPGGHFAFDVNNRRAFERVWANTWFLEKDPVAMIMHGGHRRGSDRAWSDVEWFIRSGDKWSRHREHIEEVCWSAAEIRSALAVAGFDQVKAWDAAPFFEDALTPAGNRTFWRARLRPGAKARA; this is encoded by the coding sequence ATGGCGTCCGATACATACCGCTGGCTGGCGCGCTACTACGACCACCTGTTTGAATTCCGGCGGCAGTTCGATACGGCCCGCGAGTCGGTGATCGGGCCTGTGCTGCCTGAAGTGAAGGCCGCCTGCGACCTGTGCTGCGGCACGGGTACGCTGGCGCTGGAACTCGCAGCGCAGGGGATCGAGATGTACGCCGTCGACTTGTCCCCCGACATGTGCAAGATCGCACGGAAGAAGGTGCGGGGCACGGGCCTGCCGGTGCATGTGATCCAGGCCGACATGCGCGCGTTCGTGCTGCCCAAACAGGTGGATCTGGTCACCTGCGAGTTCGATGCGCTGAACCATGTGCCGCACAAGCGGGACCTGGGGCGCGTGCTGCGCAGCGTGGCGAAGGCGCTGCGGCCGGGCGGCCATTTCGCCTTTGATGTGAACAACCGGCGGGCGTTTGAACGCGTGTGGGCCAACACCTGGTTTCTGGAAAAGGATCCTGTCGCGATGATCATGCATGGCGGGCACCGGCGCGGATCGGATCGCGCGTGGTCGGACGTGGAGTGGTTCATCCGGTCGGGGGATAAGTGGAGCCGTCACCGCGAGCACATCGAGGAGGTGTGCTGGAGCGCGGCGGAGATCCGCTCGGCTCTGGCGGTGGCGGGGTTTGATCAGGTGAAGGCGTGGGACGCGGCGCCGTTCTTTGAAGACGCACTGACTCCGGCGGGCAACCGGACGTTTTGGCGGGCGAGGCTCAGACCGGGTGCGAAGGCCAGGGCATAG
- a CDS encoding CRTAC1 family protein, with amino-acid sequence MRYSRRTFLACLGGAPMIPNSSLAAPPADSVWLFEEVPASESGIHWVHVNAMSAERYLPETLPPGVAFIDYDNDGWMDIFLVNTGECNFYKPLKPVCNALYHNNRDGTFTDVTQKAGLLGGHSFGMGVAVGDYDNDGFPDLLVTAYGRPTLYHNNGDGTFTDITEKSGLVGPEWTTSAVWFDYDNDGKLDLFLCSFVNYSVKERFGCGDNKLGRKYYCIPRVFKPTASFLYHNNGDGTFKLVSQGTDIEKALGKGLGVVATDVNNDGRMDLFEANDTVQNFLFLNRGGGKWEEVALAAEVGFSANGQARSGMGVDAADINGDGWEDLFVANVDQEMFSLYENNKTESFTDTAHRHGVAQSTRLLSGWGLKFFDYDNDGLTDLILSNGHPDDMIEQYSQQVKYKEPLLLFHNDGGRMRNVTAQAGPAFTKSYPARGLAVGDYLNNGRLSVLVGNNGEAPLLLRNTAGAGNHWVGLKLQGVTCNRDAIGASITWSAGGVKRTRKKNSGGSYLSSHDPREVLGLGTAAKVDWVEIKWPGPSTRVERLTDVPVDRYVTVVEGKGIAR; translated from the coding sequence ATGCGGTACAGCAGAAGAACCTTCCTGGCGTGTCTGGGTGGCGCGCCGATGATCCCGAATTCCAGTCTGGCCGCGCCGCCGGCTGATTCTGTGTGGCTGTTCGAAGAGGTGCCTGCGTCGGAGAGTGGCATTCACTGGGTCCACGTGAACGCCATGTCGGCGGAGCGCTACCTGCCGGAGACGCTGCCTCCGGGCGTCGCCTTCATCGACTATGACAACGACGGGTGGATGGACATCTTCCTGGTGAACACGGGCGAGTGCAACTTCTACAAGCCGTTGAAACCGGTGTGCAACGCGCTCTATCACAACAACCGGGACGGCACGTTCACCGATGTCACGCAGAAGGCCGGGCTGCTGGGCGGGCACTCCTTTGGGATGGGCGTGGCGGTGGGTGACTACGATAACGACGGCTTTCCCGATCTGCTGGTGACGGCTTACGGGCGGCCCACGCTGTACCACAACAACGGCGACGGCACGTTCACCGACATCACGGAGAAGTCGGGGTTGGTGGGGCCGGAATGGACCACCAGCGCGGTGTGGTTCGACTACGACAACGACGGCAAGCTCGACCTGTTCCTGTGCAGTTTTGTGAATTACAGCGTGAAGGAAAGGTTCGGCTGTGGTGACAACAAGCTGGGGCGAAAGTACTACTGCATTCCGCGTGTGTTCAAGCCGACGGCGAGCTTCCTGTATCACAACAACGGTGACGGCACGTTCAAGCTGGTGAGCCAGGGAACGGATATCGAGAAAGCGCTGGGCAAGGGGTTGGGTGTGGTGGCCACGGATGTGAACAACGATGGCCGCATGGATCTGTTTGAGGCCAACGACACGGTGCAGAACTTCCTCTTCCTGAATCGCGGCGGCGGCAAGTGGGAGGAGGTTGCGCTGGCGGCGGAGGTGGGGTTCAGCGCCAACGGGCAGGCGCGCTCCGGCATGGGCGTCGATGCGGCCGATATCAATGGCGACGGCTGGGAAGACCTGTTCGTGGCGAACGTCGACCAGGAGATGTTCTCGCTCTATGAGAACAACAAGACTGAGTCATTCACCGATACGGCGCACCGGCACGGCGTGGCGCAGAGTACGCGGCTGCTGAGCGGCTGGGGGCTCAAGTTCTTCGACTATGACAACGACGGGCTGACCGACCTGATCCTCTCGAACGGGCATCCGGACGACATGATTGAGCAGTATTCGCAGCAGGTGAAGTACAAAGAGCCGCTGCTGCTGTTCCACAACGATGGCGGGCGGATGAGGAATGTGACGGCGCAGGCCGGGCCGGCTTTCACAAAGTCGTATCCGGCGCGTGGGCTGGCCGTAGGCGATTATCTGAACAACGGCCGGTTGTCGGTGCTGGTGGGGAACAACGGCGAGGCGCCGCTGCTGCTCAGGAACACCGCGGGTGCGGGCAACCACTGGGTGGGGCTGAAACTGCAGGGTGTCACCTGCAATCGGGACGCGATCGGGGCGAGCATCACGTGGTCGGCCGGCGGTGTGAAGCGTACGCGCAAGAAGAACAGCGGCGGCAGTTACCTGTCGTCGCACGATCCGCGAGAGGTGCTGGGGTTGGGCACGGCGGCCAAGGTGGACTGGGTGGAGATCAAGTGGCCAGGGCCCAGCACCCGCGTCGAGCGCCTGACGGATGTGCCGGTGGACCGCTATGTGACCGTGGTGGAAGGCAAGGGGATCGCCAGGTAG